A region of the Microcystis aeruginosa FD4 genome:
AACCAAATTAAAGCAGCTCTAAAGAGTTTTGAGTTAAAAGTTAAACTTCAAGTTTTCATTCAGGACGAATGTACTGATTAACTAATTTTTTGGGGAAAATTAGTTAACCCATTATTATAACATATAATTAATTTGCAAGAGTTCTAATCGGCCAATTTTCTGTTAGAATTAGCAGTAATCAAACACCACGCTTGCAGGAGCTATGGTTAACCTCACCGATAATAAAAATCGCCCTCTTCCCAGCGCCGAAGAATTGCCCTCTTCCGATGAAACTCCAGTGGACAATCAGTTACAAAATGATCTTCCCAATCTGCTGCTAAGTTTATTAGCCTCAATTTGGTCTGGTCGAGATGATTGGTATTTTGGGGTAGATATGGCTGTCTATTATAATCCAGACGAACCAGCTTTTGTCCCCGATGGTTTCTTAGCAGTTGGAGTCAACCATGATACGGGAGAAAGAGGCCGGTTAAGCTATGTTTTGTGGGGAGAAAAGTACATCTTGCCGATTTTGTTTTTAGAGGTGATTTCCGAGAAGTATAATAGTGAATATGAGGAAAAATTCTTAAATTACCAAAACCTGGGGATTCAGTATTATGCAATATACAATCCTTTCAGTGGCAGAAGAGGAAGATTTAAAAAGCGACAAAGATTAGAAGTATATAAATTAATCTCAGGGAAATATGAACTTCTAGAGAGTGAGAATAATCGAGTTTGGTTGCCTGAAATTGGCTTGGCGCTGGGTTATGAAAAAGGAGAACATATTGCTTGGTATCGGGAATGGTTATACTGGTATGACAAGTCAGGAAATCGCTATCTAACGGCTGAGGAAAGAGCGAACCAGGCTGAAGCCATTGCTGCTCAAGAACGGCAAATTGCCAATCGAGAACGTCTGGCTAAACAAGAGGCTGATGCGATCGCTAGTCAAGAACGGCTGGCGAAACAAGAGGCTGAAGCGATCGCTGCTCAAGAACGGCAAATTGCCAATCAAGAACGGCTGGCTAAACAAGAGGCTGAACAAAAAGCCATCCGGCTGGCTGAAAGGCTCAGAGAGCTTGGAATTAACCCCGATGAAATGTAACAGATATGACGCTGACACCGCAGTATCTATATCGAGGAGATGTTCTACCCATTTAGTCATGTTCTCTGGTGTCCTGTTAGAATTAGCAGTAATCAAACACCACGCTTGCAGGAGCTATGGTTAACCTCACCGATAATAAAAATCGCCCTCTTCCCAGCGCCGAAGAATTGCCCTCTTCCGATGAAACTCCAGTGGACAATCAGTTACAAAATGATCTTCCCAATCTGCTGCTAAGTTTATTAGCCTCAATTTGGTCTGGTCGAGATGATTGGTATTTTGGGGTAGATATGGCTGTCTATTATAATCCAGACGAACCAGCTTTTGTCCCCGATGGTTTCTTAGCAGTTGGAGTCAACCATGATACGGGAGAAAGAGGCCGGTTAAGCTATGTTTTGTGGGGAGAAAAGTACATCTTGCCGATTTTGTTTTTAGAGGTGATTTCCGAGAAGTATAATAGTGAATATGAGGAAAAATTCTTAAATTACCAAAACCTGGGGATTCAGTATTATGCAATATACAATCCTTTCAGTGGCAGAAGAGGAAGATTTAAAAAGCGACAAAGATTAGAAGTATATAAATTAATCTCAGGGAAATATGAACTTCTAGAGAGTGAGAATAATCGAGTTTGGTTGCCTGAAATTGGCTTGGCGCTGGGTTACGAAAAAGGAGAACATATTGCTTGGTATCGGGAATGGTTATACTGGTATGACAAGTCAGGAAATCGCTATCTAACGGCCGAGGAAAGAGCGAACCAGGCTGAAGCCATCGCTAGTCAAGAACGTCTGGCTAAACAAGAGGCTGAAGCGATCGCTAGTCAAGAACGGCTGGCGAAACAAGAGGCTGAAGCGATCGCTGCTCAAGAACGGCAAATTGCCAATCAAGAACGTCTGGCTAAACAAGAGGCGGAACAAAAATCCATCCGGCTGGCTGAAAGGCTCAGAGCGCTTGGAATTAACCCCGATGAAATGTAGTATCTGACTTCTCCAAGGTATCAAAAAACCCCCCCCAAAAAAAGAGAGAGGAAACCTGCGTCTCCTCTCCTCTTTCTTGGGACATTATTTTCTCGCTTTGCTAACAGCACCCCCTAGCATTAAACCGCCCAGGGTGATAAGACCAAGAAGGCTAGAGGGTTCGGGGACAGGAGTCGCATCAAGTGTAACGTTATCGAAAACTAATTGTGTCCCCCCATTATTCGGACGGTCAATAGAGATGCGAATTCCCACACCCTGATCGGCAATCCCCGCCAGATAAGAAGTGTTGAACGATAAGAACACTCCCCTTGACGAAAAGGAACTCTGATTGAATGTAAAACTTGACAAAACGGTATTATTATCACTCCGGCGAAGCGAAATTGTACTGTTCGGCAAGGTCAAGTTGCTTGGTTCATCTAGACGAATACCCGCGAATAAATTGAGCGTATATCGAGTTCCGGCTTGATAAGTGCCGGCTACGTCTTGGTAGATCGATCCACCATTGAAAGCAATAAGACCCGCCTGCGAACCGTTGGGTACTCCGCTTGGAAATTGAGTCGCATTGAATAGCTGAACCGCCGCATTGCCACTCACGATCCAACCGGTAATACCTGGTGAAACATTAGGGGTTGATGGTGTCTCGAAGGAAAAATTATTGACAGTCACGCTTGCAGCTTGTGCCGCACCAGCAGTTGCCAGAGTCGCCAGGGCAACTCCAGAGACAATCCCGAGTTGTTTTATTTTCATCAAAAGAAAAGGGTTAATAGTAGATGATTTGAGCGCCTGACATTTCGATTTGGGTTAAGCGATCGGGCAACCCAAAACAATGACAAGCGAACATAACAGTCAAGAGCATACACACTTCCCCCCCCCCATACTGTATCAAAAGTTACAATTTAGTAAATATTTACATTTTTCTCCCCCAAGGCTTACGCCCCTTGTATATTGGAGAAGTGGTAGGGTGTAAGCCTTTTCTTGGAGAGGATTTGCCGATCACCGGAACCCCAAGAGAGCCATCTGATCAGTTATAAACTGTTGACTATCTAAATTACTCGTTAAGACTGCATTAGAGGTAAATATTTCATGAGCCAAACCATCACACCTTCTTCCTTAAAAGCTAGTTTAGCCCCCAATCCCACTAGAGCAGCAACGGTGGACGATGGGGGAAATGTGCTAGGGGAATTTCTGCAAGAAACTCTGGCCATGACTAAACGTCTGTTCATCCAATTACAACGTCGTCCTTCAACCCTAATCGCGGGGGTAATTCAGCCCTTTATGTGGCTGATTTTATTCGGGGCATTGTTTTATAATGCCCCCCAGGGTCTATTCGGCAACGATCTCAGTTATGCTAAATTTCTCGCCCCCGGGGTGATTGTCTTTACCGCTTTTTCCGGGGCCTTAAATGCCGGTTTGCCGGTAATGTTCGATCGAGAATTTGGCTTTCTTAACCGTCTCTTGGTAGCACCTTTAACCACTCGTTACTCGATCGTGGCCGCTTCTACCATCTATATTATCGCCCTCAGTTTCATCCAAACCGCCTCGATCGTGGCCGCTAGTGCCTTTTTAGGAGCAGGATTGCCCAGTTTAGCTGGATTAGGTGCGATCGCTGTGATTGTGTTCCTAATAGTTTTGGGTATGACTGCCTTAAGTCTCAGTTTAACCTTTGCCCTACCCGGACATATCGAATTAATCGCCGTCATTTTCGTCACCAATTTACCGCTTTTATTTGCCAGTACCGCCCTCGCGCCCTTAAACTTTATGGCAGATTGGTTAAAAGTAATCGCCAGTCTCAACCCTCTCACCTATGCGATCGAACCGATCCGTTATATTTATTTCAATCAGCACTGGTCTTTTGATAGCATAGTCTTACAAACTCCTTGGCTTGACCTCAATTTCTTGACAGTTTTAGGCCTACTCTTAGCTTTTGATCTGCTAATCCTTTTGGCAATTCAGCCCTTACTTCGTCGTCGTTTTGCTTAAATCAGTTATCAGTTATCAGGAGTCAGGAGTCAGGAGTCGGGAGTCAGGAGTCAGGAGATTATTTTTTATTCTTCCCACACCCCACACCCCACACCCCTAACCTGTAACTTTCTCACCGCCAAAAACTAGATAATTTTCTGAGGAGTTAGTTAGATTATGAATACTCAAAAAATGTTGATCAAATCGTCTTTATTTCTAGCTACTATTTTATTAGTCGGGGCTGATTTTAATCCGCAAGTGTTAGCTCAAAGCTTGAACCCCAGTCAACCGGATTATCAAAAAAATGAACGTAGTTCCGATGGCAGGGATGGTCTCGGTGGTTTTAATCCTTTAGACTTGATTCATAATAGTAATTTTCGCCGTAGCCGGGACGGAGCGGAATTTCAGGAAGATACTCGCGATAATATCAACGAAGCGGCCGAGGAGTTTAAACGCAAGCAAAGAGAACAACTGGAAAATCTGCAAAATCCTGCTCCAGAAACCAAATAAAACCCCTTTTGTGAGTAGCTAGACACAATTAATTGCACATATCTAACTAGGGTCTGCTGAATAAATCTAAAAACCTTGTTGGATAATACTTTTAGACTTTTTTCCCATCAAAAAGTGCCTTGGCTAGGGGTGATCGGGGGGAAAATTCAGGTACTTTTTCCCTGAAAATTAGGTAGTTGACCACCTGAAAATCGGTAAAACCCTACACCCCACACCCCACACCCCACACCCTGCCCCCAGGGAAACCTTTTTCAGCAGACCCTAACTACCTCTTGCCTTTTGCATGAGTGCCTATCCTAAGCAAGAAGTTGATTTTGTTCAATAGCCTAGTATATATGATCGTTGAGTGCAGATGATCTTAGAAAGACCAATGACCGAAGATCATTGGGGGGTTTATCTTACACGAATTTATATTAAACTTAGGATTGGTTTATTGAATTATCGTCTTATTAAAACTGTGGAAGTAATGGAAATCGGGCAAAAAGTCAAGGTCTGTCGCTTAAGAGACCGCGTTAACTCGGATGTAGCGGGTAAATTAGGTAAAGTGGGTGTCATCAAAAATTTTAAGATGACCGATGGCAGCGGTGTTGGTGCTGTTGTCCAGTTCGATGATAAGACCGCTACTTGGTTTTTTGAGGATGAACTCAAACTCATCTAAATACAACGCTTAGGAATTAACTATGTCCTTAATTTTGACCTTTTTGGGCAAGGGGGGCAGCGGTCGCAGTACAATAGCGATCGCTGCGGCAAAAAAAATGGCTGGTCTGGGGTCAAAAGTTCTCTTGATCGGTCAAGATTCTGGTCCTGCTTGGGGATTACTCCTCAAGGCCTCCCCTAGCTCCTCCGTCACGGAAATTGCCCCCAATCTCTCGGTTATCCAACTTAGTAGTACCTATTTACTAGAAAAGAGTTGGGAAGAAGTCAAGGAATTAGAAAAGCAGTATTTGCGTTCTCCCACCTTGAAAAATGTTTATGGTCAAGAGTTGGGCATTTTACCCGGAATGGACCAAGCTCTAGCTTTAAATTTCCTGCGGGAACAGGATAAAAGCGGAAATTACGATGTCATCATCTACGACGGCAGCGGAGATATCAACAGTCTGCGAATGTTAGGGATTCCAGAGGTGGGCAGCTGGTATTCACGGCGTTTTCGGCAGGTTTTCAGTGATTCCGAGATTGGTCGCACCCTTTCTCCCTTTTTCCAACCAATCGCCGCTGCCGTGCTGAATTTCTCCTTTAATCCCAACGATTTAGGGCAAAAGGGCGATAATAACATTCTAGACGAGGGACGCTCCGCTTTAGCTAATCCTCGGCGAGTTTTAGCCTATTTAGTCACCAATGATGATCCAATTGCGATCGCAGATGCCAAATATCTTTGGGGTGGGGCGCAGCAAATCGGTTTAAATGTGGGGGGAGTGATTTTTAATCGCTGTCAGAGTGCCACGGAGGATTTTGCACCGCTGCCGGCCGCGATTTTACCCGACCGTCAAGGAGAAGATTGGCAGGAGTTAATCGCCGAGTTACCCAATTTTCTCACGGTGCAGCCACCCAAACCGTTAATAATCGATACGGCAGCCGGTCAGGTCAAGGTTTATTTACCCGGATTCGAGAAAAAACAGGTAAAACTGACGCAATCGGGTCCAGAATTAACCATCGAAGCCGGGGATCAACGGCGTAATATTGATGTACCACCGCCTCTGACCGGACGAGCGGTAAAAGGGGCAAAATTCCAAGACGGTTACTTAATTATTTCTTTTTAAGGGATTATGTCGAACACCGAGATAGAAAACAAGGATAATCGAGGCGCAAAAACTCGCCAATTATTGGGCATGAAAGGGGCCTCATCGGCAGAAACCTCCCTCTGGAAAATCCGCTTACAATTGATGAAGCCGATCACTTGGATTCCCCTGATTTGGGGGGTTGTCTGTGGGGCAGCTTCATCGGGGAATTATACTTGGTCTTTAGAAGATGTCTTAAAAGCGGCCACCTGTATGTTACTTTCTGGTCCATTGATGACCGGTTATACCCAAACTTTAAATGATTTTTACGATCGAGAAATCGATGCAATTAATGAACCCTATCGTCCAATTCCTTCGGGGGCAATTTCTATTCCGCAAGTAGTCGGCCAGATTTTGGTTTTATTAGCGGGTGGGTTAGGAATAGCTTATCTTCTTGATCGCTGGGCCGGTCATGATTTCCCGATCATGCTCTGTTTAACCCTATTTGGTTCTTTTATCGCCTATATTTATTCAGCGCCACCCTTAAAATTAAAACAAAATGGTTGGCTGGGAAATTATGCCCTCGGTGCTAGTTATATAGCATTACCTTGGTGGGCAGGTCACGCCCTTTTTGGTCAGTTAAATTGGACAATTATGATCCTAACCCTCATCTATAGTCTAGCGGGGTTAGGCATTGCCGTCGTTAACGACTTTAAAAGTGTGGAAGGTGACGAAAAATTAGGCTTAAAATCCTTACCAGTTATGTTTGGAATTACCACCTCGGCTTGGATTTGCGTGATTATGATCGATGTTTTTCAAGCAGGAATTGCGGGCTATCTGATTAGTATTCATCAGAATCTTTATGCCGCTATTTTACTGTTATTAATTATCCCTCAGATCACTTTCCAAGATATGTATTTTCTGCGGGATCCGCTCAAAAATGATGTCAAATATCAAGCCAGCGCCCAGCCTTTTCTAGTGTTAGGAATGTTGGTGACAGGTTTGGCTTTAGGTCAGGGGATACTCTGAAGATTGTAATTAATAAAAACAGGAAATATCCAGTTTACGCGACATAATCGGCTTGAATTGGGCTTCTGTTTACGGTGACTTGAGCGGTCAAGGGGGGTGAAAACTGTGGCTTCTAGCTCGATCACCAGTCTTTTCGTTACAATCAAGAGGTAATTGTGCTTGAGGGGAAAACTTTCTTTCTTCTCGGCCAACTATTCGGCATTCTTGACAAACTAATCAAGAATAGTTTCTGTTTAACAAGATTGATTGAGACAAGTATCTCGCACCCTATCACCATGAGTAATACCAGTAACTTTCGTCAAGCTTTACGCGAGGCTAAAAGCCAAGCGCTTATCGGCCCCAATGTTATCCCCAAGGCCCTGCCCTATCTCGGTGGCGGTCTAATTTTGACTGCGGTGGGAACCTATGGCGGTTTAGGTGTGATCCAATCCTATCCCCAGATTTTCTTCCCGACTTTCTTTGTCGCTCTGATTGCCGAGATTATTTTATTTTTTGTCGCCCGTAATACTGCGGAAAAAGGCAATACAGGCACTGCTCTGCCCCTGCTGACTCTCTATAGTCTTCTTTCTGGCTATACTCTCAGTGGAATCGTCTATGTGGCCCTAGGTACTTCCGGTGTCGGTTTGCGAGGAGTAGCAATTGCTGCCCTTGGCTGCGGCATTGCTTTTGTGTTGGGACGCAATATCGGCTCGAATCTGTCGGAAAAAGATGGTTTAGCCCTGACTCAAACCGTTAGCATCGGTATTCTTGCTCTCTTTATTGTTCTCATTGGTCAGCTAATTTTCTCTATCTTTGGTGGCGCTACTCCCACCTGGTTAGAAATCGCTATTTCTGGCATCGGGGTTTTCTTGTTTGCCGGCTCGGCAGTGGTGGACTTTTACATCTTGCCCCGTACCTACAGAGATGAACAGTATCTCAGCGCTGCTTTATCGATGTATTTGACCTATATCAACCTATTTATCTTTATTCTGCGCCTTTTGATCGCTCTTAACGGTCGAGATTAGGGCAAATAGGGAGGAGTTAGAAATTAGTTACAACCTAACTTCTAACTCCGCTAGAATAGTAAAGAAATGTAAACGGACTGTAAAGATCATGACTGAACCACAACCGACTCAAACCCCCAAATTAGAAGATCCCAAATTTGGCTTTAATGACTATGCCGAGCGCCTCAACGGTAGAGCCGCTATGATTGGTTTTGTGATCACCCTGTTGATCGAGTATCTAACTGGCCAAGGTCTGTTATCTTGGTTAGGGTTACAGTAATTTTTTAGGCTTTTTTAGGCATTCTAGGGGAAATACAGCCTTGAATGCTAGTTAACGCATACAGGCTTGATGATTTTCCCCGTAGAATCCTTGTAGGACCGAATCACCTCGCTGTTGTGGTGTGCCGTGGGAGCGGTTGGGGGCCTCAAAATCGCCCACTTCCGAGGCCGCTTCCGCTAGAAGTTTTCCTGCTATTATATAATCCTGTTTGGATAAACCTCTCGCTTCGGTAAATAACCAGGAAAGGGTATCTCCAGCGAGACAATCGGCCTGTAATTCAATGCCGATGCTCATTCCGCCTTCATCGATGCCACCGATACCCCGATTCCACTGAATAGCGTGAGCTGCCTCGTGAGCGACGGCGTAAAGGGGAAATAGGGGATTATCGCTAATACCAGTAACTTGCTTGAGATTGACATAGACTGTATTATCTACAGTGCAGAAAGCCGCTAGGGAAATTACGCCGCAGGGAGTGGTTATCGGGCCATCGCTTAACAAATACTTAAAATTGATCTGGTGTAATTGAGCCGTATATTCAATTACCGCTTCTAGGGCATCCGTAATATCGTCTGCTTGCGCTCTCTGGGCTAGAGGGGATAAAATCAAGAGGGAACTACAAGAAACGGCAGATATCAGGGACAATAACCGTTTACGGCCAGAGTTAGGGTTCATGATACTAAAAAAGTCGGGAGTGAGGAAGAAGTGTAATTAATCTGGATTAGCCTACCGCTACGATCACAATTTTAAAAGCTATATCTAAGACTTCCAGAGAAAATACAGAATTTACGCGGCTTTTGATCGAAGTTTAGAGAATTTCTCGTCAAGGTTTAGGAAATTAATTTGGCGCGACTACTTATTGTGTTGAAAATATGTCCGTCAGTCAGGCAAAAAGCTCTTCATCAGGTCATTTCCCCATCTCCCCACCCTGATCATCTCCTACAAATGTACCATAATTTCTTGCAGAAGTCGGCCAAGGGGAAAGGGATAATTTTCCCTTTAATATGACCCCCTTTTCCCTACATTTTCCGAAAATTTCCTGACTTATGCCAGAGACACTATAAATCTATCCCCATTTCCTGCAAACGAGCCGCCAGAAGTTGAGAACGCTGTCTTTCCGCTTCCAGAGCTTGCTGAGTAGCATTTAATTGCTCCTGTGCCGCAGCCGCTTGCTCCTGTGCCGCAGCCGCTTGCTCCTGTGCCGCTTCTTCCGGCAAGGGGATTAAATTGCCTTCCGGGTCATAAAATCTCGCCCAGATTGCCGTTTCTCGGTCAATAGTACCCTGCCAAGTTCCCAACCAATAGCCCAAGGTTTCGCACCATAACCAGCCGCGCTCGTTTCGTTCTAAAGAATGGTAGCGTTGGTCGGCTCCTAAATGCCATCCTTGTAAAGAATTGCCATCAAAAGGATCGTAGATGAAATAATCCGGCGTGCGGAAGGTTCCCTCATAAATGGCTTTTTTTCGCACTTTATCGGTTCTCGCGGTACTAGGAGAGGTTAATTCCACGATAACGTCAGGATAACGTCCCTCTTCTTCCCAAATTACCCAACCCTGTCGCTCTCTGCTGCCATCGACATTGAGGACAGCGAAGAAATCGGGCCCGCGAAAATCGCGATTTTTCGCCTGTTCGCGGCTGAAATAAATAAACATATTGCCACCCGTGTAGAAGTCGTCTCGTTCGCCGTAACCCTGCTGTAGGGAGCGAATCAAGACATTCATGGCAATGCGGTGTCGGTTGCTTTCCAAGGGTTCACCATCATCAAAAATTAAGTCTGTGGGGGGTGGGGTGGGTTCCCAGAAGTCCTCGAAATCTTCTTCTATCAGTGCCGGAGAGGTGGCAGTTTCGTCGCTTTTGGCAATCGTCATTTTTTCGGCCTCTCTAGGTGGGAGTATCCATGTTTTTGACTCTCGATCGATTCTATGATAACTTCATTGCCCATTTGATCATCTTTGCTCAAAAATATTGATCAATAAGCAAAAATTTTTTAACTCGCTGCGGTCTTATTAGCAGCGTTTGCGCCGAAGTGCCGGGGCTTGAGATAATCAGATAGCTATTATCTCAAAAACTATCACCATGACGATCGATCCGCAACAACTCATCGAACTAGCTCTTAAATCGGGAGCGGTGGCAGCCGAAGTTTATCAATCTTCCTCCCTTTCCCATCCCGTTTTTTTTGAGGCTAATCGTCTCAAGCAGCTAGAAAGTTCCGAATCCGTGGGAACTGCCTTAAGATTATGGCGCGAGGGTTGTCCAGGGTTAGCGGTGGGTTATGGTGATGTGGAACCGGAAATTTTAGTAGAAACGGCGTTAAATTTATCCTATCTCAATGCCCCCGAAGAAATCGAATTTTCGGCACCACGACAGGCAATTTATGACCCGATTGGGCAAGATGTGGCGGTAGAATCTTTAATCGAGATGGGTAATCAAATGATTGGCCAAATTCGCCAAGTTTATCCTGAGGTTATTTGTAGTGGTGAATGGGAATGTGAACGGGAAATCACCCGTTTAGTTAATTCCCAGGGTTTATATTGTCAATATACTGATACATCTTTGAGTTATTATGTGGGGATTGAATGGGTGCGGGGGGAGGATTTTCTAGCGGTTTATGATGGGGAATATACTCGCAGTACACCTCATCCCGAAACGGTAATTAAACAGTTATTGCAGCGACTACAATGGGCAGCAAATAATGTGGATAGTCCCACGGGGAAATTACCAATTTTATTGACCGCTAATGCAGTTACCCTGTTATGGGGTACGGTGGCGATGGCTTTAAATGGGAAACAGATCTTAGAAAAGTCCTCGCCCTGGAGTGATAAAATCGGTCAATTGGTGATGTCAGAAAAGTTGACTTTATCCCAACAACCCCAGCGAGAACCCTATAGTTGTCCCTTTGATGATGAGGGAACTCCCACCAAATTTTTATCTTTAATTGAGGGAGGTAGAGTTAAGGAATTCTATAGCGATCTTACCACGGCCAGATTATTAAAAACTACTCCGACGGGAAACGGTTTTCGTCCTAGTTTAGGGGTTTATCCTATGCCAGATTTAGTTAATTTAATCGTGGCACCGGGAGAGGGAACTTTAGAGGATTTAATCTCGCAAATAGATGAAGGCTTAGTTATCGACCAAATTTTAGGTCATGGGGCCGATATTTCTGGCGATTTTTCTGTCAATATCGATCTGGGTTATCGCATAGAAAAGGGCAAAATCACCGGGCGAGTTAAAGATACAATGGTGACGGGAAATGTTTATACAGCTTTGCAGAATTTAATCGCTTTGGGGGCCGATAATCAATGGAATGGCTCCTGTTATACTCCCTCGCTAATCGTTGATAGTTTATCGGTGGTAGGGTAAAAATGTTATCAGTTATCAGTTATCAGTTATCAGTTCACCGACTACTTTTTGGGGTTAATTTTTTGGGGCTTTATTTGACCTGAAAAGAGGGGGGTCGCAGGCAGGCACGGATTCCCATTATATAAGAAATTATCTGTCAAGTCGTGGAGTTTTGTCAAGCTTTTTTGGAAAAAAAATTTAACCGATACTCAAGGGGAGAAAATTGTCGGCAGAAATATTATTTAATCCCCCCCGTGAGTCGGTATTTTTCAGCTTGGGATTAACGCTTTAGTTGCCGAGGCACCAAGGCGATTTAATTGCCGATTAATTTGCCATCCGACGAGGGTTAAACCCAACCACTGACTGAAGATTGCTAAAGCGAAAGAGGGAAGTGTAGCGTATTGAGTAGCGGCAATGGGAAGAAAAGTAAAAAACCATAACAGCGGAGATTGACTGGGATTAACTCCCAAGACAATGAAACAGAGGAAGGGGAAAATAATCAAAATGCCGATGCTACTGGCTGCCAGCAAAGCGCGCTTATTTGTGCTGGCTAACATCAATAGTTGGGCGATAGCGGCATAGACTAAAATCATGTTCATTGCCAAGAGAAACCCGGCTGCAGTGGCTAGTTTATATTGATGGAGAGGGGCGGCGATAAAAATAGCGGGAAGGATGAATAAAATGGCAATAGCGACGTTAACAGCCATGGCTAGGGTAGAAGGGCTTTTTTCGCCAAAGATTAAAGCTTTCCCCAGACTAATGCCCGTTTTTTCCCTCCAGATGACGATAGCGCGCCCAATCTTGGAGAGTTTGACGATTGGGAGTTAAAGCGATGAGGATTAACAAGCCAAAAATCGCCACAAAAACGCTAAGAATGACAAAATTATCGAAAAGATAGCTCGGTTCCAGAGTTAGAGTTTGGAAGACAAAACCTAGGCTAATGGCACTAAAACAGCCCATCATCCAGTAACTTTGGGGTTTGCTAACAAGAGTAGCGAGGGGATTATGGAAGCGACGCTGGAGAATTCTGGTTAAACCGTAGGTACAGAGGGCAAAATTGAGAAAAATTAAACTAATACCCATTATAACCGATTGCCAGAGAGATTGACCGTACCAACGCAGATCGAAGACTTGTGGGATTCCTAGATAGCCTACCGCATCGGGGGGGAGAAAGGTAGATTTAACTAGATAGGGAAGGACAAAACTAGGATTAAAGAGAATTAACCAATCAAAGGGGGTACGGGAACCACCATAGCCCGATAAAGTAAAAATAGTGCTATAAAACGCAAAGAATAAGACTGTAGCACTGCCCAACCAGGGTTGAAATCCCCCTAACCATGGCGTAGCTAAAGCGAAACTAAGGGCAGCATGATAGAAAAAGGCACAACTAGCGATTAGAACCCCGTAGAAGGCTAAAATTAACGATAAGGGAATACCTGCTAATAAACCCGCTCCCAAGTGAAAGGGTAAAGCGAGAAGACAGACGAGATAGAGGAGAATGGGAACCCCGAAAATTTTGCCGATAAAAATCGTTTTGGCGGGTTGGGGACTTAGACGGATAAAATTAAGTGTACCCTGGCGTTCTTCCCCGGAAAGATCGGCGATTAATTGATAGGTTCCCACCACTAAAAGAGCGAAAATACCGGTAATACTCAGAAAAGTGAAGATATCTAACCACCATAACCGGGAGATAATCATCCATTCACCATTTAAGTCTTGGATACAGTATTTAAGCCCACTATAGGGATAATAGTCGTTGTGATTGGGGGGATTAGCGGTACAGTAACGACTAAATCCCGTCCCTACCGGTAAGAGATTCTGATAGTACAAGTAAACTAATAATTGACTAACAAGGGAGATAATCGAGGCGATCGAGATATTTTTCGGGGTTAATCTTCCTTGCCATTCTCGCATAATTTGCGGGTTGGTTTCCGTAAGGCGATCGATTATTGTC
Encoded here:
- a CDS encoding Uma2 family endonuclease, whose product is MVNLTDNKNRPLPSAEELPSSDETPVDNQLQNDLPNLLLSLLASIWSGRDDWYFGVDMAVYYNPDEPAFVPDGFLAVGVNHDTGERGRLSYVLWGEKYILPILFLEVISEKYNSEYEEKFLNYQNLGIQYYAIYNPFSGRRGRFKKRQRLEVYKLISGKYELLESENNRVWLPEIGLALGYEKGEHIAWYREWLYWYDKSGNRYLTAEERANQAEAIAAQERQIANRERLAKQEADAIASQERLAKQEAEAIAAQERQIANQERLAKQEAEQKAIRLAERLRELGINPDEM
- a CDS encoding Uma2 family endonuclease, which codes for MVNLTDNKNRPLPSAEELPSSDETPVDNQLQNDLPNLLLSLLASIWSGRDDWYFGVDMAVYYNPDEPAFVPDGFLAVGVNHDTGERGRLSYVLWGEKYILPILFLEVISEKYNSEYEEKFLNYQNLGIQYYAIYNPFSGRRGRFKKRQRLEVYKLISGKYELLESENNRVWLPEIGLALGYEKGEHIAWYREWLYWYDKSGNRYLTAEERANQAEAIASQERLAKQEAEAIASQERLAKQEAEAIAAQERQIANQERLAKQEAEQKSIRLAERLRALGINPDEM
- a CDS encoding PEP-CTERM sorting domain-containing protein (PEP-CTERM proteins occur, often in large numbers, in the proteomes of bacteria that also encode an exosortase, a predicted intramembrane cysteine proteinase. The presence of a PEP-CTERM domain at a protein's C-terminus predicts cleavage within the sorting domain, followed by covalent anchoring to some some component of the (usually Gram-negative) cell surface. Many PEP-CTERM proteins exhibit an unusual sequence composition that includes large numbers of potential glycosylation sites. Expression of one such protein has been shown restore the ability of a bacterium to form floc, a type of biofilm.) produces the protein MKIKQLGIVSGVALATLATAGAAQAASVTVNNFSFETPSTPNVSPGITGWIVSGNAAVQLFNATQFPSGVPNGSQAGLIAFNGGSIYQDVAGTYQAGTRYTLNLFAGIRLDEPSNLTLPNSTISLRRSDNNTVLSSFTFNQSSFSSRGVFLSFNTSYLAGIADQGVGIRISIDRPNNGGTQLVFDNVTLDATPVPEPSSLLGLITLGGLMLGGAVSKARK
- a CDS encoding ABC transporter permease translates to MSQTITPSSLKASLAPNPTRAATVDDGGNVLGEFLQETLAMTKRLFIQLQRRPSTLIAGVIQPFMWLILFGALFYNAPQGLFGNDLSYAKFLAPGVIVFTAFSGALNAGLPVMFDREFGFLNRLLVAPLTTRYSIVAASTIYIIALSFIQTASIVAASAFLGAGLPSLAGLGAIAVIVFLIVLGMTALSLSLTFALPGHIELIAVIFVTNLPLLFASTALAPLNFMADWLKVIASLNPLTYAIEPIRYIYFNQHWSFDSIVLQTPWLDLNFLTVLGLLLAFDLLILLAIQPLLRRRFA
- the petP gene encoding cytochrome b6f subunit PetP, which produces MEIGQKVKVCRLRDRVNSDVAGKLGKVGVIKNFKMTDGSGVGAVVQFDDKTATWFFEDELKLI